The Quercus robur chromosome 3, dhQueRobu3.1, whole genome shotgun sequence DNA segment CTCTCCACCCAAACACTTTAATCTTGTTTGGAATCTGAAGCTTCCATAAGGCAGCCCAAACTCGTCTCCCCACGCAACCCCTTGAGCTCTCAGCTATATTTTCTCCTTGCAATACTTCCCTCGCCACCTTATATGCAGACTTGACAGTAAACAACCCTTTTTTATGATGCAACCAGATTATAGTGTCTTCCACATCTCTTCGACTTAGTTGGATTCTACAGATGGCTTCAGCATCCTCTTGCTCAAACATGTTCATAATAAATTTAGACCTCCAAGAATGCAATTCTTGATCAATTAATTCAGCCACACTCACCTCTTGAACCTCATCCTTGACTGGAAACAAAGATGCATTTGTTGGATAATTCGGTATccattatcaatttttaaatttaaagtgGTAAAACTTGtgataatagaaaaagagaaatgatattttATGATCGAGccattttagaaagaaaaaaaatcatattttatattttttaattagtatttCCCAATATAAACTAATTAATacttccttactttttttttttttgagaaactaataCTTCCTTACTTAAGCCTTAATTATAgaatatattttccatttttcgCCTGAATAATAGTGGGTCCGTAGTATATTCCATAATTTTCCTATtaatacgaaaaaaaaaaaaaaaaaacctggttGACGCCACAATCGCAGCGTTGCCATGTTAAGAATCAACAACCAAATTTTTGCATCGAATTCAATTACCACAGCTTGCAAATCTAAGAAACGCAGAGATTGATGCCCATTGCCATCTTCTCTCACTGCCCAAACCTCCTCAGCGACaatttatgtatgtatgtacaGTTTGTATAAACTCGTTTCTTGCATTGTGTCTTTGCTGCTTGCATCACATCACTGACTGATACTAGGAATCATGTTTCCTTAAATAGATAGAAATCGTGTTTCCTCAAAAATCTAAGACATTAGAATATATTCCACTAGTTTCCaactctgaaaaaaaaaagataatgttTTTTGGGATCAAAATATTTGATTTCTAAGTGATCTTTCTCCGATCATAATTTGCCACGCGATCTTAGTCTTATTTCAGTTGTATAACTTGTAAGAGAAAAGATAACGTTTTCACAACAAAGTTGCAATCTTTCTGAACTCTTTTGCAAGCAAATCTCTTCCTTTATAAAGTTTGTAAAACCTCAACAAGCATCACTTTGATGAGTTTGATTCATAACAAAGACATGGCCACCACTCTTCCAAATTCACCACCACCCTCTTCTCTCTTTGCATCCATAGACATGGGCACTAACTCCTTCAAGCTTCTCATAGTTCGTGCCAACCCATCTGGCCAATTCCTCACACTCAACCACCGCAAAGAACCTGTCCTCCTTGGCCTTAACTCAACCCCAACAAACCCTTTTGCTATCTCCAACCAATCCCACCTCCTAGCCCTCCAAACCCTCCAAAACTTCCAAAAACTTTTGCTTTCCCAGCAAGTAATTCCTGAGCACACTCGTTGTGTTGCCACTGCTGCAATACGTGAGGCAACAAATGGGAATGAACTTGTTGAGTGTGTCAAGGAAAAGGTTGGTCTTGAAGTTGAGGTTTTGTCTGGTGAAGAGGAAGCCAGGCTTGTGTACAAGGGTGTGCTTCAGTTTTTGCCACTTGTTTATGAGAAATTGGTGTTGGTTATAGATATTGGAGGTGGGTCCACTGAGTTTGTTGTTGGGAAGGGAGGGAAAGTTTGTTTTGGGGCTTCATTGAAGTTGGGGCATGTGAATTTAAATGAAAAGTTTGTGAAACATGGTGATCATAATGTTGGGGACATGAGGGAGTTTATTAGGTTGGTTATAGAAGAATCTGGGGTGGTTGAGAGAATCAAGGAGTTTGGGGGGGTTGAGATGGTAGTAGGGTGTTCTGGTACAATTCGTGCAGTTGAGAAGGCAGTGTTTTATGGATATGCTAAAAGTGAAATGTTTGAGAATGACAATGTGGTTTTGTTTGAGGAGTGGAAGAGGGATTGGAGGTTTAGTAGAAGGGAATTGAGCGGTGTGGTTGAGAGGTTATGTGATGGgagggagggagagaaggcaagGAGAGATAAGTTCTTTAATAGGCGGTCAGAGTTTATTGTGGCTGGGGCTGTGTTGTTGGAGGAGATATTTGAGGTGATTGGGATTGAGGATATGGAGGTTTCTGGGTATGCATTAGGGGAGGGTGTTATTGCTGAGAGTTTGGGTAAGGTGTATGGTGGTTATGATTTGAATGCCAATGTGAGGTGGAGGTCTGTTGTGCAGCTTGCAATGAGGTTTAATAGCAAGAAGAGCATGAGAGTTGCTGCTCAGTGTGCTGGCATTGCAAAGGTGTGCtgaattttcttgtttttgtttctttatgaGGTATTTGCTGAAATTTATGTTATACCAGGTATAACGCCTGTTTGGTATTGCTGTATGAAGTAAAACTTTAGTTGTAAGGCTTTTAAGTTGGAGAAGCTTAACTGAAAAGAGCTATAGCATTTTGTGCTTTTGGCAAATTACAGTGAATAGTGCTTTAAAGTTATGGATTTATAAAGCATGAACAGGAAATTGTAGAGCTTTTAACTAAAAGCTCTAAatctcgttttttttttttttggttgtactTATTGAACCTAATGAGATTGTGGTGATTACCATGTGTCTTGTACTTATTTTTTTGCACATTAGGATTTGATTTACAATTCAAGAAGTTGAACCTAATGAGATACATAACATTTTTACGGTTTTTCATAGACATTATGATATAGGACTGCTTAAAGACATCCAATGATATTAACTAAATGATTGTCCAGGTGATTTTTGAAGGCTTGAGAGAATGTGAAGAGGTTGCTGCCTCCTTGAATGAAAGGGATCTTGAATACCTTGAAGCTGCCTGTTTGCTTCACAGTGTTGGGCTTTTCATGGGAAAAAAAGGTTACCATAAGCAGACTTATCGAATAATCATGGTATGCCTTTTTGTTCTTTAGTTTCGTGTTCCATGATAGTCTTGCATACATGCAAATGAGAGGCTTTATATGGCTATTGAAGAAATCATATATGCTTTGAGATCTTTGAAAGTTGACAATTTGTCATCTCTAAAACATTTCAGTATCTTGTATtgcataaataaaattattcttctgtttattaatctttgatcattttgatcttttccATAGGATGGTGGTCATCTTCATGGTTATAGTACTGAGGAGGTCAAGGTATGTTGTCCATTTATCACTATTAGTTCTGCTCTGTCCTTAATGATGCATATTTTTAGCGTTCTTTGTGCTACCCCTGGGCCTTGCCTCTGGTGGTTAAGGGTGGATTGGAATTGATATAGATCCATGTTTGTACTCAAACTCAACTCAGTTGAGCCTTAATCCATAAGGAATAAATAGACTCTGTAATGATAATGATTAGTACATCTGCAGTTAATGGCTCTACTCGCAAGACATCACAGAAAGAAATTCCCAAAATCTGATCATGCTTCTTTAATAGCATTCTCTAACGAGGTATCTCACTCTATATATTCAGTTAATTATTGTCATTTTTCCTAGTCCTATGCAGGAAAGAACTGTTTACATTCCTCCCTACctttttcttctattattttCAGGTAAAGCAGAAATTTCGATCTCTTTGTGCAATTGTACGAATTTCTGTAGCATTGCAGCAGCATCAATGCATAAACATTCAAGAAATGGTCTTTTCAATTTCACATGAAGGTTTCAAATTGGTATGTGCCAGTCTGAATGTCACCTAGCTAATCATTTAGTTTTGTAGTCTAATGAGAAGTTGCTGGATAATGTATAGCTATTCTATGAAGCTTATGGAATGAGTTTTTTTTCTGCTCTTAGAAAGCATCAATTTGGAACataaaaagtggagtaaaataaATCTGGTTATGAATGGGAAGTGAATCGTCACATAAAGCTTATGTTGCAGTTTGTTTTGCTGttcgtttttcttttcttttctttttttctttttatgtttagtAATAATGCATTATTGAAAGTTAAACAAAAGTGATCCCCAAGTACACAGGAAGTGTACCAAGGATGCAACAAAGTTTCAACTAAAACTacataaatctaaaaaatcatCTGAGGTAGAAAAATAATGGCCAGTTAAGGCAGCTGATCAATCAAACATGGATTGTAAAAGATACAATTTTAGCTACACAGACAAACACTCAATCCAATCAAAAGTACGAAGACTCCTCCCCTTCCAAATAATCAACATAACCCAATGAGGCATGGCTCCCCACCCATCAATAGAATGATGGTCACCAAAGTTCCCCTTTCCAGCACccatcatcaccaccacccTTTTCTGCATAATTCAATTCACGCTAAAAGACAAAACACCATAGACCAGAGATTGTGTGCAATGTCACAATGAAGCAACATACAGTCGGTGGTCTCCCCACTGTGCTTACACATTCAACACCAATCAACAAGGCATCTATTCTGCTTCTGAAGATTCTGTATGGTAAGAATTTGTCCCCGAACTGCAGGCCATGTGGAAAAAGCTACCTTAGAAGGAATCTTATCCTTCCAAATGgttttacacaaaaaataagGGGAGTGACCTGTAATAAGAGCTTCATAGTAGGACTTAACCTCAAATAAACCACTCCTAGTAGGGGTCCCAAACATCTAGTCTTCCTTAGCCCTTGTAACTTTAAAGGAATACAGAAGACAAAGAAATGATTGCAAAATCCCAACCTCCCAATTATTAACAGACCTAGTGAACAAAATATCCCATTGAAGAACCCCAGAATTCCAATTCGTATTTTCTGCCATGAACGCCTCCTTATTTCTGGCTATATGGTACAACATCGGAAAAGCATCCTTCGGGATTGTATCTCCACACCATAAGCCGGAAACGAACTCTGAGACCATCACCCAAACCAAACTTGACATACCGTGAAAGCCTCCCCCCCCTTTTTTAATATACT contains these protein-coding regions:
- the LOC126716838 gene encoding uncharacterized protein LOC126716838, with amino-acid sequence MSLIHNKDMATTLPNSPPPSSLFASIDMGTNSFKLLIVRANPSGQFLTLNHRKEPVLLGLNSTPTNPFAISNQSHLLALQTLQNFQKLLLSQQVIPEHTRCVATAAIREATNGNELVECVKEKVGLEVEVLSGEEEARLVYKGVLQFLPLVYEKLVLVIDIGGGSTEFVVGKGGKVCFGASLKLGHVNLNEKFVKHGDHNVGDMREFIRLVIEESGVVERIKEFGGVEMVVGCSGTIRAVEKAVFYGYAKSEMFENDNVVLFEEWKRDWRFSRRELSGVVERLCDGREGEKARRDKFFNRRSEFIVAGAVLLEEIFEVIGIEDMEVSGYALGEGVIAESLGKVYGGYDLNANVRWRSVVQLAMRFNSKKSMRVAAQCAGIAKVIFEGLRECEEVAASLNERDLEYLEAACLLHSVGLFMGKKGYHKQTYRIIMDGGHLHGYSTEEVKLMALLARHHRKKFPKSDHASLIAFSNEVKQKFRSLCAIVRISVALQQHQCINIQEMVFSISHEGFKLEIGDSKDQNLLPTTAQPLAVDTVAELGKELENFKKVFQQDLSVVVHSSTSES